A region of the Flavobacteriales bacterium genome:
CAGGATCGGGTGAAGGCGAAGGTGAGGCACAAGGAGAATCCGTTGATACCACAACAGAGGTTTCTCATGAGAATGTCGTATACTATGCGGCCCCTTCTCCCATGGAAGTAGTGAATATGATTGAAACCACGGATGTTCCCTTCAATGGTGCGCTGATGAATGCGCCCTCCAAAGTATCAAATTACACAACCACTGTGAAAAAGGCTACCAATCTGGGTGTATACGGAGCGGATCTGAGTTATGTAGCGCTTTTTGATCAGACACAGAAGTCCCGTGATTATCTCAATGTGATCAAAGGACTGTCGGATGAATTGGGAATGACAGGTGCTTTTGAGAAAGATTTCCTTACGCAACTCGAAAAGAATATTGCAAACAGAGATAGTCTGTTGCGGATAATTTCCCAGTTCTACTGGGATGCGGATACATATCTGTCAGAGAATGAGAGATCGGTTACCTCTGCGTTAATGGCTGCCGGTGGATGGGTAGAAGGCATGTACCTATCTACCCAGATTGCTAAAAAGAACGGTAAGAATACGGAAGCCATGGTTCAGCGTATTGCGGAGCAAAAGCTCACCCTGAAAAACCTGGTTCTGTTATTGAAATTACAGGGCAGCGAGAATCTGGACGCAGCAGAAATTATTTCGGGTCTGGAGGGTATCAAGGCCAGCTTTGAAGCAGTGGAGATCAGTTACTCTGCACCGGAGGTTGAAACCAAAGATGATGCCGGTATGACCCGGGTTGGAGGATCAAGTAATGTGACGATCTCACCGGAAAACCTGGCGGAAATCACCGGAAAAATTGAACAGTTGAGAGCGTTAATTGTGAATTAATCCATAAAATCCGTAGCATATGTACCGCAAATTAGCATTGGGTCTCGTATTTTTTGTTGTGCTTGGCGTAAGCAGTTCCTTTGCACAATGTAAGGGGCTGGCAAAATCTTCATGTGTGCCTCAGCTGGGCGATTTTCTGCCCAACGGCAGACTTTACCAGTCTGTGCTTGACAAAGGCTCAAGTGGTGAGTTGCACATGGTGTTGAACGGAGGACAACAATACCGGATCATCACATGTGCGGACGATAAGATCGGAAATACCGAATGGAAATTGCTGGATGGCAATGGCAATGTGGTTTTTGATAATACAGAACATAACAATGCTCAGGTTTGGGATATTGTGGTGAACACAACACAAGAGTTTACCATGATCCTTGAAACCGGTGTGAAAAATGGTGTCGGAAGGGGATGTTCATGTGTTCTGATCGGATACAAAAAAGGTGTTCTGGATAAACTCGCCGAGTAAGTATACCTTATTAGATGCATCTGTGATATCCGATACCTGATAGATGCATGTATAGATTATTAATTAGACCTTTTCTCTTTCTACTTTCGCCTGAGACGGTGCACTGGTTGCTGTTCTCAGTACTCCGGAAATTATTCCTGATCCCGGGTGTCCGTTCTCTTTGCGCTTATATATATACTCCGAAGGATGTGTCCCTGAAACGGGAGGTGTTCGGAATCCAATTTGACAACCCGGTTGGCTTGGCGGCGGGTTTTGATAAGGATGCTCGCCTCATCGATCCACTGACAGCATTCGGATTTGGATTTATAGAGATTGGTACGGTGACACCACTACCACAGTCCGGAAACCCCAAGCCCAGGATATTCAGACTCACCAAGGATCAGGCACTGATCAATCGAATGGGCTTTAATAACGATGGTGCGGATGAGGCGGCTAAGAGACTTCGCCATCGATTTAGCAAAGTGATCGTTGGCGGGAATATTGGAAAGAATAAAGTCACTGAAAATGAAGAAGCAGAGCAGGATTATGAAATCTGTTTTGAAAAACTGTTTCCATTCGTAGACTATTTTGTTGTGAATGTGAGCTCACCAAACACACCGGGATTAAGGGAGCTCCAAAACAAAGATGCCTTGAAAAAGATCCTGGTTGCACTACAGGTGAAAAATGCATTAAAGGAACATCGTAAACCGATCCTGCTTAAAATTGCACCGGACCTTAGGAATGAGCAATTGGATGATATTATTACCATTGTTAAGGAAACCGGCATTGATGGGGTGGTTGCAACCAACACGACCATAGAGAGGGGAGGTTTGCAGACGCCTGCTGAGGAAATAGAAAAGATCGGAGCAGGCGGTTTAAGTGGTAAACCTCTTGTTGATCGCTCAACAGAAGTCATTCGCTACCTTTGTGAAAAATCCGGTCATGCATTTCCGGTCATTGGCGTTGGAGGAATCCATTCCGCAACGGATGCAGTCGAAAAACTGAAGGCTGGAGCATCACTCGTTCAGATTTATACCGGGTTTATTTATGAAGGCCCGGCCCTGATTAAGAAAATTTGCAAAGAGATCATTAAGTATGAAGGAATCCAGAGAGGTCGTTGATATCATTGAATGTCCGAGGGATGCCATGCAGGGGATCCGGGAATTTATTCCAACTGAAACCAAGGCAGATTACCTCAATCAACTTTTGACGGTTGGTTTTGATACCCTGGACTTCGGAAGCTTCGTGTCTCCCAAAGCGATTCCGCAAATGCGGGATACCAGGGAAGTGCTTGGAAAGTTGAATCATGCGAATTCCAACACGAAGTTGCTGGCAATCGTGGGAAATTTGCGTGGCGCTGAAGAAGCTGCGGGATTGGAAGAAGTGGATGTGCTGGGCTTCCCTTTTTCGGTCTCAGAGACATTCCTCAAACGCAACCTGAATACAACCATTGAACAGGCTCTTGAAAGCGTATTCCAGATGCATAACCTTTGTGAGGTAAATGGAAAAGAACTTGTTGTATACATATCCATGGCTTTTGGTAATCCCTACAATGATATGTGGGATCCGGACATTGTATGTCATTATATCGATCGTATGGTGCAGGAGGAAGTGGACATTATATCCTTGGCAGACACTGTTGGTGAGGCAGGACCGGATACCATCAAAGAACTTTTCTCGGTTCTTATTGAGGACTTCCCGGAGACGACATTTGGAGGGCATTTTCATGCCCGGCCTGATGCGTGGGAGGCAAAGGTTGAGGCCGCTTTTTCAGCAGGATGCAGGAGATTCGACGGTGCGATTCGCGGATTTGGAGGATGCCCGATGGCCAAAGATGAACTGGTCGGAAATATTGCAACAGAACATTTACTGGACTTCATGGACGATAGGGATTGCGATACCGGAGTGAATAGGGAAGCATTTGATCACGCTTTGATCAAGGCAGCAGACGTATTCATGGGGTGATGTTGAAATCGATTTGTAAGTGCAAACTTTAGGATAGATATTATTTATTATTTTTGGCAAAAATCAGCGTAAATGATGGAAGTGAACAGGTCGAATACCAAAGCATTAATCGTTATCGGAGGAATGATTCTTTTTGCAGCCTTGTCAAGGTTGGTTCCTCATTGGCCTAATTTTACTCCGATAGCGGCTATGGCCCTGTTCGGAGGTGCAGTGGTAAATGATAAGCGATTGGCATATCTGATGCCTTTGACTGCATTGGTGATCAGTGACCTTGCGCTTTCCTTTATGTTTGGATATGACTTTTTCTCTATAGGACGCATCGTCATTTACAGCACATTTGCACTGATTACCTACATGGGTGTGAAGATGCACAGTAAAGTGGGAGTGCGACCTGTAGTGTTAAAAGGATTTCTGGCTTCATTGATATTTTTTGTTGTTACCAACTTTTTCGTTTGGGTATCAAGTGGAATGTATGCTCATGATGCAGCTGGCTTGATGTTGTGTTATGAAGCAGCGATCCCGTATTTTGGGAATAGTCTTTTAGGGAATGCTTTTTATCTGGCCGTACTTTTCGGAGGTTATTCCGCATTCCGAAACCTGATCCCTGCCTCTATCAAGGCATAGTGAATTCCTGTTTTCTAAGTTGGAGTGGTGGTAAAGATGCATCAATGGCATTGTACCATTTACGTAAATCTTTGCAAGTCGATGTGAAATGCCTGCTGACTACCGTATCCGGCAAGTATCAGCGGGTAAGTATGCATGGGGTGCGCAGGTATCTTCTTGAATCTCAGGCAGCATCATTGGAATTACCTCTGAATGTCATCGAACTTGATGAGGATGTTTCAATGAATTCATATGAGGTTTCGATGAAGAACGCGGTGGAGAAAATGAAGTTGGAAGGCATCTCTACGGCGGCATTCGGAGATATTTTTCTGGAAGATCTTAAGGTGTATCGTGAGAAGCGTCTCAATGAAGTTGGGATGAGTGCGCTCTTTCCGTTGTGGAAACGAAATACATTCGAACTGGCGCAGGAATTTGTAAAGCTTGGTTTTAAAGCGATCGTTGTTTGTGTTAACGGTGATAAGCTGGATCGTTCTTTTGCAGGTAGAGCGTACGATGAATCTTTTGTAAATGACCTTCCCGAAGGGGTAGACCCTTGCGGAGAAAATGGAGAGTTCCATACTTTTGTTTATGATGGTCCCGTATATAGCCGCCCCGTCAGGTTTGAAATCGGGGAAACCGTTGGCAGGACTTATGCCAGACCAGCGCCTGCTTCCGATGATGATAAGGAGGTGGTCTTTTGGTTTGCTGACCTGCTAGACCCTTAGGGCACCTTTTCTGTGCTTGGAATTCCTGTTTTTCGGCAACCATTTCCGTAAATCTCCGTTTGATAATACGGGATTAGCAAGTTGACCGCTATAAATCGTACTATTTCTTGTTTTGATTATTCAGATATTTGTATATATTGGGGAAGAGTGTTAAAATGGGCATTCATTGATGCATAGAAGTGTTGATATGAAACAGTGGGGAGGAAAATACACCATACCTAAGGTACTTTTGTGGTTCCTTGTGTGTATTGCGTTTCCCGGGTTCTCATTACCTGTAGGTGCACAGGATGTTGGGACGCTGGAGATGGTATGTACCGTGAAGGAAGACGGAGAAGGTCTGTCAAATGCTAAGGTTACCGTTTATCAGGATGGTATCCAGTTTCTTACAAAAAATACGAATGACAAAGGAAGGGCTGTTTTTAAACTTCCCTATCTCCACAGGTATCGCATAGAATTCAGCAAGGAAAGCTATGTGACCAAGTTCATCGAAGTGGACACCAAGATTCCGGAAAAGGAAGCTGAGATATCTTCTTCGTTCAAGTTCGATGTCCGCATATTTCCCTACTACGAGGGACTGGATCTGACACCGCTAAAGAAGCCCGTTGCCATTCTGAATTTCGATGGTGGTTTCGGTGATTTCTATTATGACATGCAGTATCATAAAGAGGTCAAGGATGGCCTTAAAGCAGTAGAGGATCATGCGCTCGCCCTCCGTGATCAGGAGGAGAGGAAGATCGAACTGATGTACAACAAGGCGATTGCTGAAGCTGACAAATCGATGGGCAACCAGGATTATGCCAATGCCAGGGAGGAATATACCAAAGCATCTACCTATAAACCTGCGGAGAGTTACCCCAAGGTCAAGCTGGCTGAGATAGATCGCCTGATGAATGAGCAAAAGGATCAGCGAGGCAAATACAATGAGGCCATTGCCAAAGCTGATCAGTTGTTCTC
Encoded here:
- a CDS encoding quinone-dependent dihydroorotate dehydrogenase produces the protein MYRLLIRPFLFLLSPETVHWLLFSVLRKLFLIPGVRSLCAYIYTPKDVSLKREVFGIQFDNPVGLAAGFDKDARLIDPLTAFGFGFIEIGTVTPLPQSGNPKPRIFRLTKDQALINRMGFNNDGADEAAKRLRHRFSKVIVGGNIGKNKVTENEEAEQDYEICFEKLFPFVDYFVVNVSSPNTPGLRELQNKDALKKILVALQVKNALKEHRKPILLKIAPDLRNEQLDDIITIVKETGIDGVVATNTTIERGGLQTPAEEIEKIGAGGLSGKPLVDRSTEVIRYLCEKSGHAFPVIGVGGIHSATDAVEKLKAGASLVQIYTGFIYEGPALIKKICKEIIKYEGIQRGR
- a CDS encoding hydroxymethylglutaryl-CoA lyase — its product is MKESREVVDIIECPRDAMQGIREFIPTETKADYLNQLLTVGFDTLDFGSFVSPKAIPQMRDTREVLGKLNHANSNTKLLAIVGNLRGAEEAAGLEEVDVLGFPFSVSETFLKRNLNTTIEQALESVFQMHNLCEVNGKELVVYISMAFGNPYNDMWDPDIVCHYIDRMVQEEVDIISLADTVGEAGPDTIKELFSVLIEDFPETTFGGHFHARPDAWEAKVEAAFSAGCRRFDGAIRGFGGCPMAKDELVGNIATEHLLDFMDDRDCDTGVNREAFDHALIKAADVFMG
- a CDS encoding diphthine--ammonia ligase, whose protein sequence is MNSCFLSWSGGKDASMALYHLRKSLQVDVKCLLTTVSGKYQRVSMHGVRRYLLESQAASLELPLNVIELDEDVSMNSYEVSMKNAVEKMKLEGISTAAFGDIFLEDLKVYREKRLNEVGMSALFPLWKRNTFELAQEFVKLGFKAIVVCVNGDKLDRSFAGRAYDESFVNDLPEGVDPCGENGEFHTFVYDGPVYSRPVRFEIGETVGRTYARPAPASDDDKEVVFWFADLLDP